Proteins from one Cervus canadensis isolate Bull #8, Minnesota chromosome 25, ASM1932006v1, whole genome shotgun sequence genomic window:
- the KRT1 gene encoding keratin, type II cytoskeletal 1 produces the protein MSRRFSSRSAFRCGGGGGGFSSGSAGVVSYQRRSTSSSVRRSGGGGGRFSGGVCGGGAGGGFGSRSLVNLGGSKSISISVAGGGGRGGFGGGYGGGYGGGGFGGGGFGGGGFGGGGFGGGGIGGGFGGGGFGGGGFGGGGFPVCPGGIQEVTINQSLLQPLNVEIDPEIQKIKTREREQIKSLNNQFASFIDKVRFLEQQNQVLQTKWELLQQINTSTRSYNLEPLFEAYISNLRRTVDQLKSDQSRLDSELKNMQDLVEDYRSKYEDEINKRTNAENEFVGIKKDVDAAYIIKVDLQAKLDNLLQEIDFFKTLYQAELSQMQTHISDTNVILSMDNNRNLDLNSIIDEVKNQYEEIAQRSKAEAEALYQTKYEELQITAGQHGDSLKNTKMEISELNRVIQRLRSEIDSVKKQISSLQQAISDAEQRGENAIKDAQSKLNELEDALQKAKEDMARLLRDYQELMNTKLALDVEIATYRTLLEGEESRMSGECVPNVSVSVSTSHTSISGGGGRGGGGFSSGGGGYGSGGGGGYGSGGGGGYSSRGGGSYGSGGGSSGSRRGGSGGGGGGSGGSFSSSGGRASSTKTSGGSSSVKFVSTSYSRGPR, from the exons ATGAGTCGACGCTTTAGCTCCAGGTCCGCGTTCCGTTGCGGCGGTGGAGGAGGGGGCTTCAGCTCTGGCTCTGCGGGGGTGGTCAGCTACCAGCGCAGGTCCACCAGCAGTTCTGTGCGCCGCAGCGGGGGAGGCGGTGGGAGGTTTTCTGGTGGAGTGTGTGgcggtggtgctggtggtggttttgGAAGTCGGAGTCTCGTTAACCTTGGTGGCAGCAAAAGCATCTCCATTAGTGTGGCCGGAGGAGGTGGACGTGGCGGTTTTGGCGGTGGTTATGGCGGCGGTTACGGCGGGGGTGGCTTTGGGGGTGGCGgatttggtggtggtggctttGGGGGCGGCGGTTTTGGAGGTGGTGGCATTGGGGGTGGCTTTGGGGGTGGTGGTTTTGGCGGAGGTGGTTTTGGTGGGGGCGGTTTTCCTGTTTGCCCTGGTGGCATCCAGGAAGTCACCATCAACCAGAGCCTCCTGCAACCCCTCAATGTGGAAATTGACCCTGAGATCCAAAAAATAAAGACCCGAGAAAGGGAGCAGATCAAGTCCCTCAACAACCAGTTTGCTTCCTTCATCGACAAG GTGAGATTCCTGGAGCAGCAGAACCAGGTGCTGCAAACAAAATGGGAACTGCTGCAGCAGATAAACACCTCCACTAGAAGCTACAACTTAGAGCCCCTCTTTGAGGCATACATCAGCAACCTTAGAAGGACTGTGGACCAACTGAAGAGCGACCAATCTCGGCTGGATTCAGAATTGAAGAACATGCAAGATCTGGTGGAAGATTACAGGAGCAA GTACGAGGATGAGATCAACAAGCGGACAAATGCAGAGAATGAGTTTGTGGGCATCAAGAAG GATGTGGATGCTGCTTACATCATCAAGGTGGACCTTCAAGCCAAACTTGACAACTTGCTTCAGGAAATTGATTTCTTCAAAACACTCTACCAAGCA GAGCTCTCTCAGATGCAGACTCATATCAGCGATACCAATGTTATCCTTTCCATGGACAACAACCGCAATCTGGACCTGAACAGCATCATTGATGAAGTAAAAAACCAATATGAAGAGATTGCCCAGAGGAGCAAGGCTGAGGCTGAGGCCCTGTACCAGACCAAG TATGAAGAGCTCCAGATCACTGCTGGGCAACATGGAGACagcttgaaaaatacaaagatggaGATTTCTGAGTTGAATCGGGTGATCCAAAGACTTAGATCTGAGATCGACAGTGTCAAGAAGCAG ATCTCTTCGCTGCAGCAGGCCATTAGTGATGCCGAACAACGTGGTGAGAACGCCATTAAGGATGCCCAGAGCAAGCTGAATGAGCTGGAGGATGCCCTGCAGAAGGCCAAGGAGGACATGGCCCGCCTGCTGCGTGACTACCAGGAACTGATGAACACCAAGCTGGCCCTGGATGTGGAGATCGCCACTTACAGGACCCTCCtggaaggagaggaaagcag gaTGTCTGGAGAGTGTGTCCCGAACGTGAGTGTGT CTGTGAGCACCAGTCACACCAGCATCAGCGGCGGTGGCGGCCGAGGAGGAGGCGGTTTTAGCTCCGGTGGCGGCGGCTATGGCTCTGGAGGCGGCGGCGGCTACGGCTCTGGAGGCGGCGGCGGCTACAGCTCCAGAGGTGGCGGCAGCTACGGCTCTGGAGGAGGCAGCAGTGGGAGCCGTAGAGGCGGCTCTGGAGGAGGCGGTGGCGGCTCTGGAGGCAGCTTCAGCTCCTCTGGAGGTCGGGCATCCAGCACCAAGACCTCCGGTGGTAGTTCCAGTGTGAAGTTTGTTTCCACCAGCTATTCCAGAGGGCCCAGATAA